One Phycisphaera mikurensis NBRC 102666 DNA window includes the following coding sequences:
- a CDS encoding DEAD/DEAH box helicase yields the protein MSDAARGDTLLAYLDTLPHDPYPVQEAALLRYFEDGPETGAAPGDAGGVLVTAPTGMGKTLIAEGALYEALATGRRAYYTTPLIALTDQKHRELGDAAERWGFSRDRVGLVTGNRSVNPDADVLVVVAEVLFNRLLHRGRERDRWGNPIALRDRRFDDVAAVVMDEFHSFNEPQRGIVWELTLSLLPRHVRLMLLSATVGNAAAFLAWLKKEHGRTLGLVQGHERKVPLTYHWAGEKLLPELLEAMCSGEGDERRDPALVFCFNRDLCWSNAELLRARDLLADGQRDRLLAQLEALDEAETFKGGAGPKLRRVLARGIGVHHAGLLPKHKRVVEALFLERLLPVVVCTETLAAGLNLPARSVVLPELLKGPRDKRRLLPAAGAHQMFGRAGRPQFDREGHVYALAHEDDVKIARYQKRIDEIPEDTKDPGLMKARKKLVKKKPKRRDGFAYHEEAQFTKLQTAPPADLVSKGGFPWRLLAFLLDADFRVAPLRTQVDKRLMPDADKRAEQVRLTRMLVALHDRAYVDLIPPPPGSEPRTADDSDGEPPRSAAPELGSEPEPEPEESTPAPGGLLAGLSLGGAATGRAAAPPPSSGGGKASAAAPKVDALAGYDPQEAEPTDGLAELLAFRAVHPLYGGFLLDHLGKLEKHERLQAMESVLEMPGSVAKKVRVPWPDELPPGPHTLGVIDPSLVAGGTFSHDDLYPKPIEDQKDEGASGSSLRFPVPLADKLAALYRQDVRYGGDPPTTAVWCAGRLIEDGGDFYTFIANTDLAMQEGIVFKHLLRLILLCGELSAVTPVGVEEADWKQEMEQLADLLTGIVVEVDPQSAETSEGVRYI from the coding sequence ATGAGCGACGCCGCCCGCGGAGACACCCTGCTCGCGTACCTCGACACGCTGCCGCACGACCCGTACCCGGTGCAGGAGGCGGCGCTGCTGCGGTACTTCGAGGACGGGCCGGAGACCGGGGCCGCCCCGGGCGACGCGGGCGGGGTGCTGGTGACCGCGCCGACGGGCATGGGCAAGACGCTCATCGCCGAGGGGGCGCTGTACGAGGCGCTGGCGACCGGGCGGCGGGCGTACTACACGACGCCGCTGATCGCGCTGACCGACCAGAAGCACCGGGAGCTCGGCGACGCGGCGGAGCGTTGGGGCTTCTCCCGCGACCGCGTGGGGCTGGTGACCGGGAACCGCAGCGTCAATCCCGACGCCGACGTGCTGGTGGTCGTCGCGGAGGTGCTGTTCAACCGCCTGCTGCACCGCGGCCGGGAGCGCGACCGCTGGGGCAACCCGATCGCGCTGCGCGACCGCCGCTTCGACGACGTCGCCGCCGTGGTGATGGACGAGTTCCACAGCTTCAACGAGCCCCAGCGCGGCATCGTCTGGGAGCTGACGCTCTCGCTGCTGCCCCGACACGTGCGGCTGATGCTGCTGTCGGCGACGGTGGGCAACGCCGCGGCCTTCCTCGCCTGGTTGAAGAAAGAACACGGCCGCACGCTCGGGCTCGTGCAGGGCCACGAGCGCAAGGTCCCGCTGACCTACCACTGGGCGGGCGAGAAGCTGCTGCCCGAGCTGCTCGAGGCGATGTGCAGCGGCGAGGGCGACGAGCGCAGAGACCCGGCGCTGGTCTTCTGCTTCAACCGCGACCTGTGCTGGAGCAACGCGGAGCTCCTGCGGGCCAGGGACCTGCTCGCGGACGGCCAGCGCGACCGCCTGCTGGCGCAGCTGGAGGCGCTCGACGAGGCGGAAACGTTCAAGGGCGGCGCCGGGCCCAAGCTCCGCCGCGTGCTCGCGCGCGGCATCGGCGTCCACCACGCCGGCTTGCTGCCCAAGCACAAGCGCGTCGTGGAGGCGCTGTTCCTGGAGCGCCTGCTGCCGGTGGTGGTCTGCACCGAGACGCTCGCCGCGGGGCTGAACCTGCCGGCCCGCAGCGTCGTGCTGCCCGAGCTGCTCAAGGGCCCCAGGGACAAGCGGCGGCTGCTGCCCGCCGCCGGAGCCCACCAGATGTTCGGCCGGGCCGGTCGGCCGCAGTTCGACCGCGAGGGCCACGTGTACGCGCTCGCGCACGAGGACGACGTCAAGATCGCCCGGTACCAGAAGCGGATTGACGAGATCCCCGAGGACACCAAAGACCCGGGGCTGATGAAAGCCCGCAAGAAGCTCGTGAAGAAGAAGCCCAAGCGGCGCGACGGCTTCGCCTACCACGAGGAGGCGCAGTTCACGAAGCTGCAGACGGCCCCGCCGGCCGACCTGGTCAGCAAGGGCGGCTTCCCCTGGCGGCTGCTCGCCTTCCTGCTCGACGCCGACTTCCGCGTGGCCCCGCTCCGCACGCAGGTGGACAAACGCCTCATGCCCGACGCCGACAAGCGGGCGGAGCAGGTGCGGCTGACGCGGATGCTCGTCGCCCTGCACGACCGCGCGTACGTCGACCTGATCCCGCCCCCGCCGGGGAGCGAGCCGCGGACCGCCGACGATTCCGACGGAGAACCGCCACGGTCCGCGGCGCCCGAGCTTGGATCCGAGCCGGAGCCCGAGCCGGAGGAGTCGACGCCCGCCCCGGGCGGCCTGCTCGCGGGGCTGAGCCTCGGCGGCGCCGCGACCGGCAGAGCGGCGGCCCCGCCGCCGTCCTCCGGCGGCGGCAAGGCTTCGGCCGCCGCGCCCAAAGTCGATGCGCTCGCCGGCTACGACCCGCAGGAGGCGGAACCCACCGACGGCCTCGCCGAGCTGCTGGCCTTCCGCGCCGTCCACCCGCTCTACGGCGGCTTCCTGCTGGATCACCTCGGGAAGCTCGAGAAGCACGAGCGGCTGCAGGCGATGGAGTCGGTGCTGGAGATGCCCGGCTCGGTCGCCAAGAAGGTCCGCGTGCCCTGGCCCGACGAGCTGCCGCCCGGGCCGCACACGCTCGGCGTCATCGACCCGAGCCTCGTCGCGGGCGGGACCTTCTCGCACGACGACCTGTACCCCAAGCCCATCGAGGACCAGAAGGACGAGGGCGCCTCCGGCTCGAGCCTCCGCTTCCCCGTCCCGCTCGCCGACAAGCTCGCCGCGCTGTACCGCCAGGACGTGCGCTACGGCGGCGATCCGCCGACGACCGCCGTGTGGTGCGCCGGCCGCCTCATCGAGGACGGCGGCGACTTCTACACCTTCATCGCCAACACCGACCTCGCGATGCAGGAGGGCATCGTCTTCAAGCACCTGCTGCGGCTGATCCTCCTGTGCGGCGAGCTCTCCGCGGTCACGCCGGTGGGCGTCGAGGAAGCCGACTGGAAGCAGGAGATGGAGCAGCTGGCCGACCTGCTCACCGGCATCGTCGTGGAGGTCGACCCGCAGTCGGCGGAGACGAGCGAAGGTGTCAGGTACATTTAG
- a CDS encoding type II secretion system protein, which produces MTKRHPRRRACAFTILELLVVMGIIGLLAALAVPVMTKAYGVAAETQCVSNIRSLGQAYAAYTVDAKRRFPAGVEDSARVDPVWYVNMAGDRGSNSDRRNIPAEQRALHHYLGGDVAVAVCPLDRSVVDYSTPTVADLWGTSYVMMNNQDDRLRDRVERNGIWSLEGFGLQDVTSPATKSVMTDFIQLRNLAAGEQNAWHGEEDGHLRSSMAFVDGHAEVLRLKEETANPRRQDRRSRGFIEGMAKADPYY; this is translated from the coding sequence ATGACGAAACGACACCCCCGCCGTCGCGCTTGCGCGTTCACGATCCTCGAACTCCTGGTCGTCATGGGCATCATCGGCCTGCTGGCCGCGCTCGCGGTGCCGGTGATGACCAAGGCGTACGGCGTCGCCGCGGAGACGCAGTGCGTCAGCAACATCCGCTCGCTCGGCCAGGCCTACGCCGCCTACACGGTCGACGCGAAGCGACGCTTCCCCGCGGGCGTGGAGGACAGCGCCCGGGTGGACCCGGTCTGGTACGTGAACATGGCGGGCGACCGCGGCAGCAACTCGGACCGGCGCAACATCCCCGCCGAGCAGCGAGCGCTGCACCACTACCTCGGCGGCGACGTCGCCGTGGCGGTCTGCCCGCTGGACCGCAGCGTGGTGGATTACAGCACGCCCACCGTCGCGGACCTCTGGGGGACGTCCTACGTCATGATGAACAACCAGGACGATCGCCTGCGCGATCGCGTCGAACGCAACGGCATCTGGTCGCTGGAGGGCTTCGGCCTCCAGGACGTCACCTCGCCGGCCACCAAGTCGGTCATGACCGACTTCATCCAGCTGCGCAACCTCGCCGCGGGCGAGCAGAACGCCTGGCACGGCGAGGAAGACGGCCACCTCCGCTCCAGCATGGCCTTCGTGGACGGGCACGCGGAGGTGCTGCGGCTGAAGGAAGAGACCGCGAACCCCCGCCGCCAGGACCGCCGCAGCCGCGGCTTCATCGAGGGGATGGCGAAGGCGGATCCCTACTACTGA
- the nadA gene encoding quinolinate synthase NadA produces MASATLLWQPAIPDAYTRASGEELAERIAARRAELAGEVVILGHHYQRDDVIAHADFTGDSFKLSQLAAERVQEVGARTVVFCGVHFMAETADVLTGDGVAVLLPDMGAGCSMADMADYDQTVDAWEQLTELYRRRGRKVRLLPICYMNSSAAIKAFCGEHGGAVCTSSNCDKVFAWALAGGDEPLEEGEEAKILFVPDQHLGRNTAADAGFRPDRPLDAAGEPPADAQMCVWDPRTREELGGNTEQRLLDSTFLLWKGHCSVHKLFRPEHVAEVRAQWPDVTVIAHPECAYEVCRAADLSGSTERIIQAIEGAEPGSRWAIATETHLVNRLAAYGAKRGVHVRMLSSCQCLCTTMVRIDPPHLCWVLDELAAGRVVNRVGVHPEAKKWALRSLDRMLQITASEGQAKVSGQAKVSGTFSEAKCT; encoded by the coding sequence ATGGCTTCTGCAACGCTCCTCTGGCAGCCCGCGATCCCCGACGCGTACACGCGTGCCTCCGGCGAGGAACTCGCCGAACGCATCGCCGCCCGCCGCGCCGAGCTCGCCGGCGAGGTCGTCATCCTCGGCCACCACTACCAGCGCGACGACGTGATCGCCCACGCCGACTTCACCGGCGACAGCTTCAAGCTCAGCCAGCTCGCGGCGGAGCGGGTGCAGGAGGTGGGTGCCAGAACCGTGGTCTTCTGCGGGGTCCACTTCATGGCCGAGACGGCGGACGTGCTCACCGGCGACGGCGTCGCGGTGCTGCTTCCGGACATGGGGGCCGGCTGCTCGATGGCCGACATGGCCGACTACGACCAGACCGTCGACGCGTGGGAGCAGCTGACCGAGCTGTACCGCCGGCGCGGGCGGAAGGTCCGGCTGCTCCCCATCTGCTACATGAACTCGTCGGCGGCGATCAAGGCCTTCTGCGGCGAGCACGGCGGGGCGGTGTGCACGAGCAGCAACTGCGACAAGGTCTTCGCCTGGGCGCTCGCCGGCGGCGACGAGCCGCTGGAGGAAGGCGAGGAGGCGAAGATCCTCTTCGTTCCCGACCAGCACCTCGGCCGCAACACCGCCGCCGACGCCGGCTTCCGGCCCGATCGCCCGCTGGACGCCGCCGGCGAGCCGCCCGCCGACGCCCAGATGTGCGTGTGGGACCCGCGCACGCGCGAGGAGCTCGGCGGCAACACCGAGCAGCGGCTGCTCGACAGCACCTTCCTCCTCTGGAAGGGCCACTGCAGCGTGCACAAGCTCTTCCGCCCCGAGCACGTCGCCGAGGTCCGCGCCCAGTGGCCCGACGTCACGGTGATCGCCCACCCCGAGTGCGCCTACGAGGTGTGCCGCGCCGCCGACCTCTCCGGCAGCACCGAGCGGATCATCCAGGCGATCGAGGGCGCCGAGCCCGGCTCGCGCTGGGCCATCGCCACCGAGACCCACCTCGTCAACCGGCTCGCCGCGTACGGCGCCAAGCGCGGCGTGCACGTCCGGATGCTCTCCTCGTGCCAATGCCTCTGCACGACCATGGTCCGCATCGACCCCCCGCACCTGTGCTGGGTGCTCGACGAGCTCGCCGCCGGGCGCGTCGTCAACCGCGTCGGCGTCCACCCCGAAGCCAAGAAGTGGGCCCTCAGAAGCCTCGACCGCATGCTCCAGATCACGGCAAGCGAAGGTCAAGCGAAGGTGTCAGGTCAAGCGAAGGTGTCAGGTACATTCAGCGAAGCTAAATGTACCTGA
- a CDS encoding prepilin-type N-terminal cleavage/methylation domain-containing protein: MQQPSFRGGFTLLELLVVIAIIAAVAALSVPVMTKAFGVAAETQCISNLRSMTQANAAYTVDFKRRFPAGHGHDVWFLNVVGARGATSSSINRDADRRVLNPYLDGAVEVAVCPLDRGTTRAGSSTIAALWGTSYSYVDNGAATSLRRTLNGIWSLEGFGLNDVSSPATKSVFTDYIHHRSLAESEQHAWHGVEKGHLRTGMGFVDGHAETVRMKVEPTVLNPPLVRHSFGEIEAMAKSDPYY, from the coding sequence ATGCAGCAGCCTTCCTTTCGCGGCGGTTTCACCCTCCTTGAGCTCCTCGTCGTCATCGCGATCATCGCGGCCGTGGCCGCGCTGTCGGTGCCGGTGATGACCAAGGCCTTCGGGGTCGCGGCCGAGACCCAGTGCATCAGCAACCTCCGCTCGATGACGCAGGCCAACGCGGCCTACACGGTGGACTTCAAGCGTCGCTTCCCCGCCGGCCACGGCCACGACGTCTGGTTCCTCAACGTCGTCGGGGCCCGCGGCGCCACGTCCAGCTCGATCAACCGCGACGCCGACCGGCGCGTGCTCAACCCCTACCTGGACGGCGCCGTGGAGGTCGCGGTGTGCCCGCTGGACCGTGGCACCACGCGGGCGGGCAGCTCGACCATCGCCGCCCTCTGGGGGACGTCATACAGCTACGTCGACAACGGGGCGGCCACCTCCCTCCGGCGGACGCTCAACGGCATCTGGTCTCTGGAAGGCTTCGGCCTCAACGACGTGAGCAGCCCGGCGACGAAGTCGGTCTTCACCGACTACATCCACCACCGGAGCCTCGCCGAGTCCGAGCAGCACGCCTGGCACGGCGTGGAGAAGGGGCACCTCCGCACGGGCATGGGCTTCGTCGACGGCCACGCCGAGACGGTCCGGATGAAGGTCGAGCCGACGGTCCTGAACCCCCCGCTGGTGCGGCATTCTTTCGGCGAGATCGAGGCGATGGCCAAGAGCGACCCCTACTACTGA